In a genomic window of Zingiber officinale cultivar Zhangliang chromosome 9B, Zo_v1.1, whole genome shotgun sequence:
- the LOC122023239 gene encoding stigma-specific STIG1-like protein 3 has translation MGKADAADAALFLVAALLLALWATAAGEIGGGSGRQSRFLPENGGRRCTINRGICQRQRMRCCGDECVDTSSDEFNCGRCGHECDFAYRCCGGKCVALQFDTKNCGICFRRCHNCTYGFCNYAS, from the coding sequence ATGGGGAAAGCCGACGCCGCCGACGCCGCGCTCTTCCTCGTGGCCGCGCTGCTGCTGGCGTTGTGGGCCACCGCGGCTGGCGAAATCGGCGGAGGTAGCGGCAGGCAAAGCCGGTTCCTCCCGGAGAATGGCGGGAGGAGGTGCACCATCAACCGCGGGATCTGCCAGAGGCAGAGGATGCGTTGCTGCGGCGACGAGTGCGTCGACACCAGCAGCGACGAGTTCAACTGCGGCCGGTGCGGGCACGAGTGCGACTTCGCCTACCGCTGCTGCGGCGGAAAGTGCGTGGCGCTCCAGTTCGACACGAAAAACTGCGGGATCTGCTTCAGGCGCTGCCATAATTGCACGTATGGGTTTTGTAACTACGCATCGTAG